One Solanum lycopersicum chromosome 4, SLM_r2.1 DNA window includes the following coding sequences:
- the LOC138348020 gene encoding secreted RxLR effector protein 161-like: MQDCKPVSTRISTGVKLGKDEDFEKVDDCMYGSLIGSLLYLTASRPDILFVVSFISRFMHSPRDTHLTAAKRVLRYIKGTSKFGIFFPTSVEVNMNLIGYSNTDWGGGVDDSRSTSGYLFCLGTSYFSWISRKQETTAQSTAEAEYIVVASVVNQAIWLRKMMKGLGHE; this comes from the coding sequence ATGCAAGACTGCAAACCTGTGAGTACTCGAATATCTACTGGTGTGAAGCTTGGCAAGGATGAGGATTTCGAAAAAGTGGATGATTGTATGTATGGAAGCTTAATTGGCAGTCTTCTATATCTAACCGCAAGCAGGCCTGACATTCTATTTGTTGTTAGTTTTATCTCTAGGTTCATGCATTCGCCTAGAGACACACACCTCACAGCGGCTAAAAGAGTGTTAAGGTATATTAAAGGAACCAGCAAGTTTGGAATTTTTTTCCCAACATCTGTTGAAGTAAATATGAACCTGATCGGGTACTCTAATACTGATTGGGGTGGTGGAGTTGATGATTCCAGAAGCACCTCTGGATATCTTTTTTGTTTGGGGACAAGTTATTTTAGTTGGATCTCTAGAAAACAAGAAACTACAGCTCAATCAACAGCAGAAGCTGAGTACATAGTTGTTGCATCAGTTGTGAATCAAGCTATTTGGCTAAGGAAGATGATGAAGGGCTTAGGCCATGAATAA